One part of the Arabidopsis thaliana chromosome 1 sequence genome encodes these proteins:
- the EMB1144 gene encoding chorismate synthase, putative / 5-enolpyruvylshikimate-3-phosphate phospholyase (embryo defective 1144 (EMB1144); FUNCTIONS IN: chorismate synthase activity; INVOLVED IN: aromatic amino acid family biosynthetic process, embryo development ending in seed dormancy; LOCATED IN: nucleolus, chloroplast; EXPRESSED IN: 25 plant structures; EXPRESSED DURING: 15 growth stages; CONTAINS InterPro DOMAIN/s: Chorismate synthase, conserved site (InterPro:IPR020541), Chorismate synthase (InterPro:IPR000453); BEST Arabidopsis thaliana protein match is: RNA 3'-terminal phosphate cyclase/enolpyruvate transferase, alpha/beta (TAIR:AT1G48860.1); Has 35333 Blast hits to 34131 proteins in 2444 species: Archae - 798; Bacteria - 22429; Metazoa - 974; Fungi - 991; Plants - 531; Viruses - 0; Other Eukaryotes - 9610 (source: NCBI BLink).) — protein sequence MASSSLTSKSILGSTKLGSSSLPSELRRLSSPAVQISLRTQTRKNFQIQATGSSYGTHFRVSTFGESHGGGVGCIIDGCPPRIPLTESDLQFDLDRRRPGQSRITTPRKETDTCRISSGVSEGMTTGTPIHVFVPNTDQRGLDYSEMSVAYRPSHADATYDMKYGVRSVQGGGRSSARETIGRVAPGALAKKILKQFAGTEILAYVSQVHHVVLPEELVDHENLTLEQIENNIVRCPNPEYAEKMIAAIDAVRTKGNSVGGVVTCIVRNAPRGLGTPVFDKLEAELAKACMSLPATKGFEFGSGFAGTFLTGLEHNDEFYTDENGRIRTRTNRSGGIQGGISNGEIINMRVAFKPTSTIGVTKYGNQRQGRNRNDCAWSS from the exons ATGGCGTCGTCTTCTCTCACTTCGAAATCCATTCTCGGATCCACCAAACtcggttcttcttctcttccctcGGAGCTCCGTCGTCTCTCTTCTCCCGCCGTTCAGATCTCTCTCCGTACCCAAACCAGGAAGAACTTCC AGATACAAGCTACTGGAAGTTCATATGGGACTCATTTTCGAGTTTCAACTTTTGGAGAATCACATGGAGGAGGAGTTGGTTGTATCATTGATGGTTGTCCTCCTCGTATTCCACTTACTGAATCTGATTTGCAATTCGATCTCGATAGAAG GAGGCCTGGTCAGAGCAGGATCACAACTCCTAGAAAAGAGACTGATACTTGCCGGATATCGTCTGGAGTCTCTGAAG GAATGACGACAGGAACACCTATCCATGTGTTTGTACCAAACACAGATCAGAGAGgactt GATTACAGTGAAATGTCGGTTGCCTATAGACCATCGCATGCTGATGCAACTTATGACATGAAGTATGGTGTCAGATCAGTGCAG GGTGGAGGAAGATCTTCAGCTAGAGAGACCATTGGAAGAGTTGCTCCTGGAGCTTTGGccaagaaaattttgaagcaATTTGCAGGAACTGAG ATTCTTGCCTATGTCTCGCAAGTTCACCATGTTGTACTTCCAGAAGAATTGGTAGACCACGAGAATTTAACACTCGAACAG ATAGAAAATAACATTGTCAGATGCCCTAATCCCGAGTATGCGGAAAAGATGATAGCTGCGATTGATGCTGTCAGGACAAAAGGGAACTCTGTTGGTGGTGTTGTGACCTGCATTGTTCGGAATGCTCCACGT GGGCTTGGTACACCGGTTTTCGATAAACTTGAAGCAGAACTGGCAAAAGCTTGTATGTCGCTACCTGCAACTAAGGGATTTGAGTTTGGAAGCGGCTTTGCAG GTACCTTTTTGACTGGTCTTGAACACAATGATGAGTTCTATACCGATGAAAATGGAAGAATACGTACCAGAACCAACCGATCTGGTGGAATTCAG GGAGGGATCTCAAATGGTGAAATAATAAACATGAGAGTAGCCTTCAAGCCAACATCAACAATTGGAGTAA CAAAATACGGTAACCAGAGACAAGGTAGAAACCGAAATGATTGCGCGTGGTCGTCATGA
- a CDS encoding heat-inducible transcription repressor (DUF639) (Plant protein of unknown function (DUF639); CONTAINS InterPro DOMAIN/s: Protein of unknown function DUF639 (InterPro:IPR006927); BEST Arabidopsis thaliana protein match is: Plant protein of unknown function (DUF639) (TAIR:AT3G18350.1); Has 149 Blast hits to 146 proteins in 12 species: Archae - 0; Bacteria - 0; Metazoa - 0; Fungi - 0; Plants - 149; Viruses - 0; Other Eukaryotes - 0 (source: NCBI BLink).), translated as MSSRTMDVLEGLVKDSSLKWLLGKQSSFDEEIEEIENSPSAGANWIPELSPVANVVIRRCSKILGVAVSELQDSFKQEASESVKQPSMFPRNFLEYCCFRALALSVGVTGHLSDKSFRRLTFDMMVAWEVPSAASQTLLSVDEDPTVGLEAFSRIAPAVPIIADVIICENLFGILTSVSNSVRLQFYVYDKYLYGLERAIKKMKSQSESSLLSGVRSKGEKILELDGTVTTQPVLEHIGISTWPGRLILTDHSLYFEAIKVVSFDTPKRYSLSDDLKQVIKPELTGPWGTRLFDKAVSYKSISLPEPVVMEFPELKGHTRRDYWLAIILEVLYVHRYIKKFKINSVAKDEAISKAVLGILRVQAIQEVGLTNPVRYENLLPFNLCDQLPGGDRILETLAEMSSSRVLDRTAKAKEGTLHSISASDMVSQLGLVFGATSPKSRSSLVVGEVMVGDVNPLEKAVKQSRKNYEKVVLAQETVNGVKVDGIDTNVAVMKELLLPATEIGNWLLSLVYWEDPLKSFVFCLLSTFIIYRGWIGYVFAIATLFIAGFMVLTRYFSNREKVMIELKVMAPPPMNTMEQLLAVQNAISQLEQLIQDANIVLLKFRALLLSLFPQASEKFAVAIVIAATMMALVPWNNLILVVFLELFTRYSPPRRASTERLMRRLKEWWFSIPAAPVLLEQSKDDNKKTK; from the exons ATGTCGAGCAGAACTATGGATGTTCTAGAAGGTCTGGTTAAAGATAGTTCACTTAAATGGTTGCTTGGGAAGCAAAGTTcttttgatgaagaaatcgAAGAGATTGAGAATTCTCCATCTGCTGGTGCCAATTGGATACCTGAGCTTTCTCCAGTAGCAAATGTTGTTATTCGCAGGTGTTCAAA GATACTTGGTGTTGCAGTAAGTGAGCTACAAGATAGTTTCAAACAGGAGGCGTCTGAGTCTGTTAAGCAGCCTTCAATGTTTCCAAGAAACTTTCTAGAGTACTGCTGTTTCAGGGCACTTGCACTGTCTGTTGGAGTAACAGGTCATTTAAGTGATAAAAGTTTTCGACGTTTAACTTTTGATATGATGGTCGCTTGGGAGGTGCCTTCCGCTGCTAGCCAGACATTACTCAGT GTTGATGAAGATCCAACCGTTGGTTTAGAAGCCTTCTCACGGATTGCTCCAGCAGTTCCGATAATAGCTGATGTGATCATATGTGAGAATTTGTTTGGGATACTGACTTCCGTCTCAAACAGTGTTCGGCTTcagttttatgtttatgacAAGTATTTGTATGGACTTGAAAG AGcaataaagaagatgaagagccAGTCCGAGTCATCTTTACTTTCTGGTGTTCGatcaaaaggagaaaagatTCTTGAGCTCGATGGTACAGTTACTACCCAACCAGTTCTTGAACATATTGGAATATCTACATGGCCAG GTCGCTTGATTCTTACTGATCATTCACTATATTTTGAGGCTATAAAGGTTGTATCCTTCGACACACCAAAGCGTTATAGCCTATCTGATGATCTGAAACAAGTCATTAAACCCGAGTTAACCGGTCCTTGGGGGACTCGGCTTTTTGATAAGGCCGTCTCTTACAAGTCTATTTCCCT ACCAGAACCAGTAGTAATGGAGTTCCCTGAGCTTAAGGGTCACACACGAAGAGATTACTGGCTCGCGATAATCCTAGAAGTGTTATATGTTCACAGATACATAAAGAAGTTCAAGATCAACAGTGTGGCGAAAGATGAAGCTATCTCAAAAGCTGTCCTCGGCATATTACGCGTGCAGGCCATTCAAGAAGTTGGTTTGACAAACCCTGTGCGTTACGAGAATCTTCTTCCGTTCAATCTCTGCGATCAGCTTCCTGGTGGAGATCGTATACTGGAGACGCTTGCAGAGATGTCGAGTTCTAGAGTACTTGACCGAACTGCCAAAGCCAAAGAAG GGACATTGCACTCGATCTCGGCCTCGGATATGGTTTCGCAGTTGGGTTTGGTGTTTGGAGCAACAAGTCCAAAGAGTAGAAGTAGTCTAGTGGTAGGTGAGGTGATGGTTGGAGATGTGAATCCATTGGAGAAAGCAGTTAAGCAATCAAGAAAGAACTATGAGAAAGTGGTTCTTGCGCAAGAGACTGTTAATGGAGTTAAAGTTGATGGAATTGACACCAATGTAGCAGTGATgaag GAACTACTACTTCCGGCTACAGAAATAGGGAATTGGCTTTTGTCATTAGTATATTGGGAAGATCCATTgaagtcttttgttttctgtctCTTGTCCACTTTCATAATTTACAG GGGGTGGATTGGCTATGTTTTCGCGATTGCAACTCTCTTTATAGCGGGTTTCATGGTTCTAACGAGATATTTCAGCAATAGAGAGAAAGTAATGATCGAGCTGAAAGTCATGGCACCGCCTCCTATGAACACAATGGAACAGCTTTTAGCGGTCCAAAACGCCATTTCACAGCTCGAACAGTTAATCCAAGACGCAAACATTGTTCTCCTCAAGTTCCGAGCTTTATTACTTTCGCTTTTCCCACAG GCGAGTGAGAAGTTTGCGGTTGCGATTGTGATCGCTGCAACGATGATGGCATTGGTGCCTTGGAACAATCTGATTCTGGTGGTGTTTCTTGAACTGTTCACAAGATACTCACCACCACGAAGAGCAAGCACGGAACGGTTGATGCGGCGGCTTAAAGAGTGGTGGTTTAGCATTCCGGCTGCTCCGGTCCTTCTTGAACAGAGCAAAGACGATAACAAGAAAACCAAGTAA
- the EMB1144 gene encoding chorismate synthase, putative / 5-enolpyruvylshikimate-3-phosphate phospholyase (embryo defective 1144 (EMB1144); FUNCTIONS IN: chorismate synthase activity; INVOLVED IN: aromatic amino acid family biosynthetic process, embryo development ending in seed dormancy; LOCATED IN: nucleolus, chloroplast; EXPRESSED IN: 25 plant structures; EXPRESSED DURING: 15 growth stages; CONTAINS InterPro DOMAIN/s: Chorismate synthase, conserved site (InterPro:IPR020541), Chorismate synthase (InterPro:IPR000453); BEST Arabidopsis thaliana protein match is: RNA 3'-terminal phosphate cyclase/enolpyruvate transferase, alpha/beta (TAIR:AT1G48860.1); Has 9240 Blast hits to 9209 proteins in 2569 species: Archae - 213; Bacteria - 5247; Metazoa - 6; Fungi - 152; Plants - 112; Viruses - 0; Other Eukaryotes - 3510 (source: NCBI BLink).), whose translation MASSSLTSKSILGSTKLGSSSLPSELRRLSSPAVQISLRTQTRKNFQIQATGSSYGTHFRVSTFGESHGGGVGCIIDGCPPRIPLTESDLQFDLDRRRPGQSRITTPRKETDTCRISSGVSEGMTTGTPIHVFVPNTDQRGLDYSEMSVAYRPSHADATYDMKYGVRSVQGGGRSSARETIGRVAPGALAKKILKQFAGTEILAYVSQVHHVVLPEELVDHENLTLEQIENNIVRCPNPEYAEKMIAAIDAVRTKGNSVGGVVTCIVRNAPRGLGTPVFDKLEAELAKACMSLPATKGFEFGSGFAGTFLTGLEHNDEFYTDENGRIRTRTNRSGGIQGGISNGEIINMRVAFKPTSTIGRKQNTVTRDKVETEMIARGRHDPCVVPRAVPMVEAMVALVLVDQLMAQYAQCHLFPINPELQEPLQIEQPQNATAL comes from the exons ATGGCGTCGTCTTCTCTCACTTCGAAATCCATTCTCGGATCCACCAAACtcggttcttcttctcttccctcGGAGCTCCGTCGTCTCTCTTCTCCCGCCGTTCAGATCTCTCTCCGTACCCAAACCAGGAAGAACTTCC AGATACAAGCTACTGGAAGTTCATATGGGACTCATTTTCGAGTTTCAACTTTTGGAGAATCACATGGAGGAGGAGTTGGTTGTATCATTGATGGTTGTCCTCCTCGTATTCCACTTACTGAATCTGATTTGCAATTCGATCTCGATAGAAG GAGGCCTGGTCAGAGCAGGATCACAACTCCTAGAAAAGAGACTGATACTTGCCGGATATCGTCTGGAGTCTCTGAAG GAATGACGACAGGAACACCTATCCATGTGTTTGTACCAAACACAGATCAGAGAGgactt GATTACAGTGAAATGTCGGTTGCCTATAGACCATCGCATGCTGATGCAACTTATGACATGAAGTATGGTGTCAGATCAGTGCAG GGTGGAGGAAGATCTTCAGCTAGAGAGACCATTGGAAGAGTTGCTCCTGGAGCTTTGGccaagaaaattttgaagcaATTTGCAGGAACTGAG ATTCTTGCCTATGTCTCGCAAGTTCACCATGTTGTACTTCCAGAAGAATTGGTAGACCACGAGAATTTAACACTCGAACAG ATAGAAAATAACATTGTCAGATGCCCTAATCCCGAGTATGCGGAAAAGATGATAGCTGCGATTGATGCTGTCAGGACAAAAGGGAACTCTGTTGGTGGTGTTGTGACCTGCATTGTTCGGAATGCTCCACGT GGGCTTGGTACACCGGTTTTCGATAAACTTGAAGCAGAACTGGCAAAAGCTTGTATGTCGCTACCTGCAACTAAGGGATTTGAGTTTGGAAGCGGCTTTGCAG GTACCTTTTTGACTGGTCTTGAACACAATGATGAGTTCTATACCGATGAAAATGGAAGAATACGTACCAGAACCAACCGATCTGGTGGAATTCAG GGAGGGATCTCAAATGGTGAAATAATAAACATGAGAGTAGCCTTCAAGCCAACATCAACAATTGGA AGGAAGCAAAATACGGTAACCAGAGACAAGGTAGAAACCGAAATGATTGCGCGTGGTCGTCATGATCCTTGTGTTGTTCCACGAG CTGTGCCAATGGTGGAAGCAATGGTGGCTCTAGTTCTTGTGGATCAATTGATGGCGCAATACGCACAATGCCATTTGTTTCCAATAAATCCAGAGTTGCAGGAACCTCTCCAGATAGAGCAGCCGCAAAATGCTACTGCTTTGTAA
- the EMB1144 gene encoding chorismate synthase, putative / 5-enolpyruvylshikimate-3-phosphate phospholyase (embryo defective 1144 (EMB1144); FUNCTIONS IN: chorismate synthase activity; INVOLVED IN: aromatic amino acid family biosynthetic process, embryo development ending in seed dormancy; LOCATED IN: nucleolus, chloroplast; EXPRESSED IN: 25 plant structures; EXPRESSED DURING: 15 growth stages; CONTAINS InterPro DOMAIN/s: Chorismate synthase, conserved site (InterPro:IPR020541), Chorismate synthase (InterPro:IPR000453); BEST Arabidopsis thaliana protein match is: RNA 3'-terminal phosphate cyclase/enolpyruvate transferase, alpha/beta (TAIR:AT1G48860.1); Has 35333 Blast hits to 34131 proteins in 2444 species: Archae - 798; Bacteria - 22429; Metazoa - 974; Fungi - 991; Plants - 531; Viruses - 0; Other Eukaryotes - 9610 (source: NCBI BLink).): protein MASSSLTSKSILGSTKLGSSSLPSELRRLSSPAVQISLRTQTRKNFQIQATGSSYGTHFRVSTFGESHGGGVGCIIDGCPPRIPLTESDLQFDLDRRRPGQSRITTPRKETDTCRISSGVSEGMTTGTPIHVFVPNTDQRGLDYSEMSVAYRPSHADATYDMKYGVRSVQGGGRSSARETIGRVAPGALAKKILKQFAGTEILAYVSQVHHVVLPEELVDHENLTLEQIENNIVRCPNPEYAEKMIAAIDAVRTKGNSVGGVVTCIVRNAPRGLGTPVFDKLEAELAKACMSLPATKGFEFGSGFAGTFLTGLEHNDEFYTDENGRIRTRTNRSGGIQGGISNGEIINMRVAFKPTSTIGEAKYGNQRQGRNRNDCAWSS, encoded by the exons ATGGCGTCGTCTTCTCTCACTTCGAAATCCATTCTCGGATCCACCAAACtcggttcttcttctcttccctcGGAGCTCCGTCGTCTCTCTTCTCCCGCCGTTCAGATCTCTCTCCGTACCCAAACCAGGAAGAACTTCC AGATACAAGCTACTGGAAGTTCATATGGGACTCATTTTCGAGTTTCAACTTTTGGAGAATCACATGGAGGAGGAGTTGGTTGTATCATTGATGGTTGTCCTCCTCGTATTCCACTTACTGAATCTGATTTGCAATTCGATCTCGATAGAAG GAGGCCTGGTCAGAGCAGGATCACAACTCCTAGAAAAGAGACTGATACTTGCCGGATATCGTCTGGAGTCTCTGAAG GAATGACGACAGGAACACCTATCCATGTGTTTGTACCAAACACAGATCAGAGAGgactt GATTACAGTGAAATGTCGGTTGCCTATAGACCATCGCATGCTGATGCAACTTATGACATGAAGTATGGTGTCAGATCAGTGCAG GGTGGAGGAAGATCTTCAGCTAGAGAGACCATTGGAAGAGTTGCTCCTGGAGCTTTGGccaagaaaattttgaagcaATTTGCAGGAACTGAG ATTCTTGCCTATGTCTCGCAAGTTCACCATGTTGTACTTCCAGAAGAATTGGTAGACCACGAGAATTTAACACTCGAACAG ATAGAAAATAACATTGTCAGATGCCCTAATCCCGAGTATGCGGAAAAGATGATAGCTGCGATTGATGCTGTCAGGACAAAAGGGAACTCTGTTGGTGGTGTTGTGACCTGCATTGTTCGGAATGCTCCACGT GGGCTTGGTACACCGGTTTTCGATAAACTTGAAGCAGAACTGGCAAAAGCTTGTATGTCGCTACCTGCAACTAAGGGATTTGAGTTTGGAAGCGGCTTTGCAG GTACCTTTTTGACTGGTCTTGAACACAATGATGAGTTCTATACCGATGAAAATGGAAGAATACGTACCAGAACCAACCGATCTGGTGGAATTCAG GGAGGGATCTCAAATGGTGAAATAATAAACATGAGAGTAGCCTTCAAGCCAACATCAACAATTGGA GAAGCAAAATACGGTAACCAGAGACAAGGTAGAAACCGAAATGATTGCGCGTGGTCGTCATGA
- a CDS encoding Ribosomal protein S7e family protein (Ribosomal protein S7e family protein; FUNCTIONS IN: structural constituent of ribosome; INVOLVED IN: translation; LOCATED IN: cytosolic small ribosomal subunit, cytosolic ribosome, cell wall, plasma membrane, chloroplast; EXPRESSED IN: 23 plant structures; EXPRESSED DURING: 13 growth stages; CONTAINS InterPro DOMAIN/s: Ribosomal protein S7e (InterPro:IPR000554); BEST Arabidopsis thaliana protein match is: Ribosomal protein S7e family protein (TAIR:AT3G02560.2); Has 785 Blast hits to 785 proteins in 311 species: Archae - 0; Bacteria - 0; Metazoa - 354; Fungi - 147; Plants - 158; Viruses - 0; Other Eukaryotes - 126 (source: NCBI BLink).), which produces MFSAQHKIHKEKGVELSELDEQVAQAFFDLENTNQELKSELKDLYVNSAVQVDISGGRKAIVVNVPYRLRKAYRKIHVRLVRELEKKFSGKDVILIATRRIVRPPKKGSAAKRPRNRTLTSVHEAILDDVVLPAEIVGKRTRYRLDGTKIMKVFLDPKERNNTEYKVEAFSAVYKKLTGKDVVFEFPITEA; this is translated from the exons ATGTTTTCGGCTCAGCATAAGATTCATAAGGAGAAGGGTGTGGAACTTTCTGAATTGGATGAGCAAGTTGCTCAG gctttctttgatttggaGAACACCAATCAAGAATTGAAAAGTGAGCTGAAGGATTTATACGTCAACTCGGCTGT TCAAGTTGATATCTCTGGAGGACGCAAGGCAATTGTTGTCAATGTTCCTTACAGACTGAGAAAAGCTTACCGGAAAATCCATGTTAGGCTTGTTCGTGAACTTGAGAAGAAGTTCAGTGGAAAG GATGTGATCCTCATTGCTACAAGGAGGATTGTGAGGCCGCCAAAGAAGGGTTCAGCGGCAAAGAGACCACGCAACCGTACTCTGACCTCAGTCCATGAAGCTATTCTTGATGATGTGGTCTTACCTGCAGAGATTGTTGGGAAGCGCACAAGGTACAGACTCGACGGTACCAAAATCATGAAG GTCTTCTTGGACCCAAAGGAAAGGAACAACACAGAGTACAAGGTTGAGGCTTTCTCTGCGGTTTACAAGAAGCTCACTGGCAAAGATGTCGTCTTTGAGTTTCCCATCACTGAAGCCTAA